The following proteins come from a genomic window of Candidatus Thiodiazotropha sp. CDECU1:
- a CDS encoding tetratricopeptide repeat protein, protein MPKFSALAWVVIVVALVTYGLLVFAITRSYYQDTRMVTTQAPTAAPEVPVHPKVSPFDATLQPAVKYQPSAEELATEDPALIARLADDYFMKKEYPQAIELYERVLKINPDDVESYNDLGLSLFYIGQSQRAVEALQTGVSKQPDFQRIQLTLGFVQAQLGDKEAAATAFQKAIELGPENTVGQEAKRMLSEMQ, encoded by the coding sequence ATGCCTAAATTCAGTGCTTTGGCTTGGGTGGTGATAGTCGTCGCTCTAGTCACCTATGGTTTGTTGGTGTTTGCCATAACCCGCAGTTATTATCAGGATACCCGAATGGTAACCACTCAAGCCCCGACTGCCGCGCCCGAGGTGCCAGTTCATCCAAAGGTGAGCCCATTCGATGCCACACTGCAGCCTGCGGTGAAGTACCAACCTTCCGCTGAAGAGCTGGCAACTGAAGACCCTGCCTTGATTGCGCGTCTTGCGGATGACTACTTTATGAAAAAGGAGTATCCACAGGCGATTGAATTATATGAACGTGTATTAAAGATCAATCCGGACGATGTGGAGTCCTACAATGATCTCGGCCTGTCACTGTTCTATATCGGTCAGTCTCAACGGGCCGTGGAGGCATTGCAAACCGGGGTTTCCAAGCAACCTGATTTCCAGCGTATCCAGTTGACACTGGGATTCGTGCAAGCACAGCTGGGAGACAAAGAGGCGGCTGCCACAGCATTCCAAAAGGCAATAGAGCTGGGTCCTGAGAACACGGTGGGTCAGGAAGCCAAACGCATGTTGAGCGAGATGCAATAG